The Nitrospira tepida genome includes a window with the following:
- a CDS encoding DUF2934 domain-containing protein — protein MSVAAKKAGKAPRRAQSGSKSQPIELPEGMWERIQSKAHELWEQRGRREGYALEDWLEAETSVMEEIHEARE, from the coding sequence ATGAGTGTAGCGGCAAAGAAAGCAGGGAAGGCTCCACGGCGGGCACAGTCCGGCTCCAAGAGCCAGCCTATCGAGCTGCCGGAAGGGATGTGGGAGCGGATCCAGAGCAAGGCCCACGAACTCTGGGAACAGCGGGGCCGGCGCGAAGGCTATGCGCTGGAGGATTGGCTGGAGGCCGAGACGAGCGTCATGGAAGAGATCCATGAAGCTCGCGAGTGA
- a CDS encoding Hsp20/alpha crystallin family protein, translating to MAKAKSKGRTELTPVKESGLPSVFDRDFGSLVDELLKRPFGSLLNPERWGLPKDWPVPTPRVDLFEDKGDIVVKADLPGMSKEDIEVNLSDTTLTLRGEKKKEAEVKEKDYYRMERSHGLFRRVIELPSEVQADKVKASFKDGVLEIRLPKTEEAKRKERTIRVD from the coding sequence ATGGCAAAAGCAAAATCCAAAGGCCGCACAGAGCTCACGCCAGTCAAGGAAAGCGGCCTGCCGAGCGTGTTCGACCGAGACTTTGGCTCGCTGGTCGATGAACTTTTGAAGCGGCCGTTCGGGAGCCTGTTGAACCCGGAGCGATGGGGCCTGCCGAAGGATTGGCCGGTTCCGACGCCCCGCGTGGACCTCTTCGAGGACAAAGGCGACATCGTGGTGAAGGCGGACCTGCCGGGCATGAGCAAGGAAGACATCGAGGTCAATCTGTCCGACACGACACTGACCCTGCGGGGCGAGAAGAAGAAAGAAGCAGAGGTGAAAGAAAAGGACTATTACCGGATGGAACGGTCTCACGGCCTGTTCCGCCGGGTGATTGAGTTGCCGTCCGAGGTCCAAGCGGACAAGGTGAAGGCGTCGTTCAAAGACGGCGTGCTGGAGATTCGCCTGCCGAAGACAGAGGAAGCCAAGCGCAAGGAGCGGACGATCCGGGTGGACTGA